TCTCAATTAGCTTCTCATACCAGCATCACCACTCGTAGAAACGCAGGAGAATAACATTTTCACATAAGTCCAGAAAGCAACAAGGAAATACGAGGAATACCGGTAGGTTGATCAGAAATACGAGGCCGGAGATCCTGAAGATTCGAGATCGACGGCTGGGGTAATGAATCCATATTTTCCTCGTTCGGCGGCGGAGATATGGAGGGAGAAGGGAGCGACTGGATCTGACCGGTTATTAGGGCTAAACGTTCGGAACCTCGCTCCAGGATCCGCCGCCGCCGAGATTCTCTCGTGTTCGCCGCCATCAGTAGCCACCTTCAAAACACCGTCGGAATTTGTTCAGTTCTGGAAGAATCCAAGATTATCCCATTCCATTTCCACAAGTACCTTTGTTTTCATTCGATTTGCAGGCGTTAAATTGATGGGAGAAGGAGGTTCCAAGTTGCCCACGTGTGAATCACGTGATAAAGgtaaaatgaagaacaatctCCTGGTCCTGAATCCTGACTCCTCCATGGATCGTTCGAGAAGgccgggtcgggtcgggtcgaaCAGTCGAAATCGGTCATTGAGAGTCCATAGTTGAAGGGAAGCTTGGACCTTTAGGCATCCGTGTTGGGCCAAATCCAATCATCTATTGGGCCTCCAAGAATATTTGGGCCGATTCGACTCGAATTGGTTATTGAGCCTTTCGAGATCGTGTTGGGCCAGATCGGAATTGGTTAATGGGCCTGTGATTTTGAAGTGTAACCACCCAAATCCACCggtagcaaatattgtcctcttcgaacttttcctttcggacttcccctcaaggctttaaaacaggTCTgataggagaaggtttccacacgcttataaatggtgttttgttctcctccccaaccaatatgggacataACATGAAGTGTTGTGTCGGGCTACATCACGCCATGGTTGAAGTTGAATAAGTcataattaagaatttttaatgattaataGCGTgtaaaaattctttaaaaattgcatggaataattaaaagttatcCTCACGTTTCAATATCATACGTCTTCCATAATTAGAAGCGATAAGGAATCTAATCTCGATCCTAACCTTGTTTAACTAATTGAGATAAATCTCTCACTACTTCTTCTCCCATTTTCTGGGTGTGGGTTGAATAAACATCTCTAATATTAACTGATTTAGAATCTCAAGTTCGTGGAGGGATTTCGAGAGTAAATCAGATCAAATTTGTAAGATGCATCTCTAATAAGAACAGAAAATAGAACACCAAGAAAGTCTAGGAAGAATGCAAACAGCTCAAGGAAACAACTCATAACTTACAATCAAATGAACCCAGAAGAAGGCTCAATCCTTCCAATTCATGGTGCTGCAGCAACGCGCCTATAAACTGCCTGAAAGGTCCGTCCCTCATTTCTTGCAACCTTTTGTCCTTCCTCCGTTGCAGAACTTAGAAGCTCCACGGCTGGATCTGCCTCGAGCTCTTCCAATGTTAAAGCTTCAAACAAAGGGTGATTCTCTAAACAAGTCTTCATCCACTCTCCAAGCTCTTCCACATCTGTAATTGTGTATATAATCCCACCAACTCTCAGCGCATATGCATACTCATCAAGCAAAAATGGACTGATTACACGTCGTCGGTGATTCTTCTCTTTGAAATGAGGGTCCGGGAACAAGAAAAACATCTTCGAAAGTTGTGCCTTTTCGAAATAGTTTGGAATGTACTTCATGGAATTTGTTCGAACTACTGAAATGTTTTGGTATTGGCCAGGATTTGCTACTCTCAAAGCTAAGATCCGTTCCTTAACGTACTCCGATACTTTATCCCGGAGTTCCATTCCGATCATCAGGGCTTCCGGGAAAAGGGTTGAAAGACTAATCAGAAGACCACCAAAACCGCAACCAATATCAGCAAATTCAATCTTTTTGGTTCTATCTCGCTGGTCATTTGAAGGGAACAGTTGAGGGTAATGAAGGGAATAATCAATTTCATTGGGGGAGATTGGTACTGGAAAGTGAGAGTCACTTAGAGGGTTGCTGTGTGCTCTTGCACGGTAGAAGCGCTTTCGTGGCAGGCCAGTTGACTTGCTGAAAGTTGGATTAGCATCGTTGTCCAACATGTTTAATGCTGCAAGAACAGAGGAAAGATATGTTCATAGGGAAATGCGACCTACTAAGAGGGACTTGTGATggaaaaaagtttgaattcaATAAACTTGTAAAGGTAATATCAGCAAGAGCATGAACAGttcatgaaaagaaatctaaagaGTGCAGAAGTAGAAAACATTTGATTGCACGAGTAATAGTTCGTCCCTTCAGTTACAAGAGTATTCAAGAAAGGATTACGCCTCACGAGCATCTTTTGAGCAATTCTTGTAGggataggaaaaaaaaaggtttcaaTCTAACGAAGGAAAAGATTCCTAGTAAGATCTGAGCAATGCATGAGAAAtacaagtaaaaataaaaatgcagctttcttttaacataaatatagcGATTGAGGggaattcaaataataacaaaagaaaacttgaGTGGGTCTTCATCAGATCCCACCAAAGGTATGTAAGAGATCGGGcttcctttcaaggtttttaaaacgtgtctgctaaggagaggttttcatacctttataaagaatgtttcattctcctccccaaccgatgtgggatctcacaatccaccccccttcgaacCCCAGCGTTCTTATTGACACACCACCTCATGTCAACCCCTTCAGGACTTAGCCTTcttgctgacacatcgcccagtgtctggctctgataccatttgtaacgattcaagcccaccactaagagatattgtcctctttggactctctttcgggcttcccttcaaggttttaaaatgcatctgctagggagaggtttccacacctttataaagaatatatagttctcctccccaaccaatgtgggatctcacgtagAAGGTGGCTCAGGTTCACTCCAACAGTGAACGAAGAATCAAAATTCTTAACCATTTGAGGCATATAAGAACCTTTATTTCATAAGCCTTTTCAGGTTGAGATGCAATAAGACCAAAATATAGACTactgaaaatcaattttaaacaaaaatagtttaaaaaaatatgatgttTATTCCCTATGAAGATTGGAGATAATAACATAAGAAAGTTCTCAACAGCTTTAAGATCCTAGTTTCTAGTACTTTGACACTTTGCAAAGGAGGATCATCTAGTCTCACATAACGCAGGACATTGCAATGAAACCAATTCCAAACATAAGTTTTCCCATAAAATAACTATAGCAGAAGAAAATTATCCAATTGCAAGAAGTTTGCATCTTGTAGAGCAATGAATATGGACAAGGATTTGGAAAATCCCACAAGAAAATGCTTGATAGAAAGCAAGTCAAGTGTTAGAATCTGGAAAGAAAGCCGAAGACAAACTgtaataagaaacaaaaagcaaaACAATTCAAAGCGGCATTATATCGAACACCTTGTTTGCATatcaataaacaaaaaatttctcGAACAACACAAAATCAGGAACGAAttgaaaacaacaacaatcaaATCAGAAAACATATGAACATTaccaattgacaaaaaaagaaacaaattaaacaGAACTTAACAAGCTCAGCCCAAGGATCATGACCCTCTCTAGTAGCTACGCATTAACGGCAAGAAAGCAAAATTCCAAAGGCGGGAAAGTATCGAAAActtgaaatgaagaacaaaactaGACATACCAGAAGTTTTTACCGAACAGGTACCGCTTAATGCTGAAGCCTGCCGGAGTAATGGGCGTTCGCCACCTCCAAAAATTGCGGTTCTTAGCGAAATCTGCGTCCTTCTGCTCAAACAGAGTCTGAGCTAGGAGAGACTGCTAAATGTGGGCCAAGGCCCAATTACGGCGCAAGAGATGCTTCTTACTGGACCGTATAGTGGGCCTTTTGGGCTTAAAATTAGAACCCACATCCAGtctcaataataaaaaacaataattctatttttatatttactaCTGTAATGggtcataatatatatatatatatatataaatcaattttagccctttaaattttaaataaatattaattttattaccctaaattcaattttcacTAATTTGCCCAATCTTCATAAACtcattcattaaaatataaactcattcctaatagacgcgttttaaaacggtGAGATTGACGGCGATACGCAACATGCAagagcggacaatatctgctaggagtgggcttgggttcaggttgttacaaatggtatcaaagctagataCCGGGCattgtgctagcaaggacgccaAGCctctaaaggggtggattgtgagatctcatatcggttgcaAAGGAGAACGAACTTtttcctagcatacgcgttttaaatttgtgaggctgacggcgatatgtaacgtccaaagcaaacaatatctattactAGTATGGGATGGTAAAGATGACTTTAGTGAGTTTGAATAAATGGCGTTAAATGCCCTTAATTTTGGGTATATAGGAGAAAGTTATGAACAATAGTATATTTAACCTAATCAGCTTAGTCTATAGCCAATTAATTTAAGGTTTTAGTGTCAACATGTGAGATTACACGTggattgaggaggagaacgaataaTTCTTTAGAGGAGTCTGGAAACCTCTACTAGCATATACAGTtcgaaagcccaaagaagacaatatctactagtggtgagcttggactgttacaaatgatatcaaagctagacaccagaTGATGTACCAGAaaaggctgagccctgaagggggtggacacgaggcggtgtgcgaCCAAGGTTACTGGGCctcaaagaggggtggattgagagatCCCACAACGATTGGAAAAGGAAACGAGTGGCAGCGaagatgctgggccccaaagaggggtagattgtgagatctcatatcgattggagaggagaacgaatcattctttataagggtatggaaacctctccctaacgaacgcgttttaaaaaccttaatgAGAATCCCAAAATGAAAAACCCAatgagaacaatatctgctagcggtaagcTTGagcttttacaaatggtatcagagctagacaatTGACGATATGCCAGTGAGGAAGctgagtctcgaagggggtggacacgagacggtgtgccagcaaggatactgggcctcgaagggaggtgaATTTGGGGATCCAACaacgattggagaaggaaacgagtgccgACGATGACACTACACTCTGAAGAGGAGTGAAtagtaagatcccacatcggttggagagaagaacgaaacattttttattagggtgtgaaaacttctctctagcagacacgttttaagaaccttgaggggaagccgaaatgaaaagcccaaaaaagacaaggtttgggttgttatacGACACGAGCATAGCTAAGTTGAGTCGTTTTTACGTCATCTTTCAACAAGACCtagacaaacaaaaaacagagtaaaatGACAATTCAAACTAACCCAAAGCAAAGAACAGAGGGGGGAGGGTAGTGGAGGAAGTTTATAGAGTCTATCATACAACCCAAACACAAAGGCTTAGTTTCTAGGCCAAATCCCAGAAACACAGCTAACAGCCTCACTAGCCATTCCAGTTTTGATATGCATATCACAGTTCGGGATCCCAACGATCGGGTTCTGACCCGACATCATCACGCTGGAGTACGAAACTTCATCTCCGGGAAGATCGAGCGGCGGCGATGCAACATTCGACATTCGATGGAGCGCCGTTAGAGGCTGCGGTGTGCTCAAATGACTCTGCAGCAGCTGATTCAAGCTGCTAGTCATTGATCCTCTAGCAAGTGTATCTTCAGCCAACTTCACCtaatcaaacacaaaaacaaaatcgtCAACGATTTGAAATGTAAGTTATTCTAAACGAGTCTTACGAGAATTCTACGATATACCTTAGCTCTCAACGCGTCTACATCTGATTTAAGCACCCGGTTATTAGTATTGGCATCACGGTATTGCTGACTAGCATCTAAAAGCTGGTTGAACAACGTTTCGTTTTCTCCTTTCAGCTGTTTCACCTAAGAAAAGAGCGACCATTTTCACGACATTGGTTCTAGGCACGAACCGATGCGGTTGAAGTATAGAGATATAATTGTCTTACCTGGCTCTCGAGTTCACTCAAATGAGCTTGTTTTCTTCGTCTCGATCTTCTAGCAGATTCCCTGTTCGAGATCATTCTGCAAGCGCAAACCGACATCAGAGGAATGATAATGAAATGGAATcataaaaaggagaaaaaaaaagtgaccTTCTGATTTTCTTGGAAGCAAGAGGATCAGTGCTTTGTTCATAAGAGCCAGCTTCAATTTCGTCGTCGGACTGATCTTCCGAGGACCCGCTATTGTTGCCTCTCCCGCGCTCTCTGCTCATCAAAATACTACCAGATGTCGGGCTGCTCACTGACCATCCCGAacatatttcattttagtccttgtactttcaatatattttaaattcgatccgggttgagttgagttgggcTGAACGATTCTTTTTGACTAACCTAAAAGTTCGGGTTAGTTGGATTACTACAACTTAACCcgaaaattttcacacccaacccaacccagtccaaatttttttgagtcggttgttaaaaaaatttaatttttttttaaaagatttatttatctaccattcataattattcgttacaatcttagataaaagatattataacTTCACAAACAAACgaacacaaatcaatctataatcattaaaaaaaacaatgcatAGACCacataaaattgtaaaatccTAACATAGTTCAATATTGTTATATAACTAAAGAACACTAAATACCTGAcaagtttaataataataattgaaaaataaattatgttttttttttctttttttggttgagacagatttatttttctaatatatatatttatttatttaaaaaaatgtacatttcaatttcaatatattaaaatgcaCGTGCTccttacaaataataaataaataataaataaaatgtgtaatatttaaataaatatatgtaatttaaaataataataataataaaaaaaaaaagtaaataatggTCGTACCAATAGAAGACTGGGAATCTATGGTAGCCTCCGTCAGCCCAGCTCCACGGTTAACAATGGCGTCCATTATCTCCTgcaactttcaattttttttttaataaaaaattactaattaaatatatattaaaaaaaaactgcatggacagaaaaaaaaaatatatttttaaatattcgaCTTTCATGCATTTAACAAATGGCTTAcgtgaatatttaaaatcgagaaattaaataaaatatttgaatgcaGCGTAACCAAtttccattaaaataaataaataaataataaaataagaataattttatttgaacgGACCCGATTATTTTTGGCGAGGAAATAACTGAAATCAATATCGCCGAAGAAGCAGGCGGAATCGGCGGAGTCCAGGAAGTTTTTGCCTCTTTTAGGGCTTCTGATGACTTCTTCCTCGCGTTCGAGATTGAAAACGTCGTCGTCGGCGTCGGTGACTTCGGGAGAGATGACGGCGGCCTTTTTGAGGAACTCTTCGAGGGCCAACTCGGAGGCGCTACGCTTCATGATTATTTCGTGGGAGGGTGATAGGAAATAGGCGGCGGTGGAGGGCGGAGGAGATGGTGGATTTCTGCTTCATTCGgcggagagagaggaagagagggaAAAGGGGGAGAAAGAGAGGGAGTGGAGGAGTGATATATAGGGGTTTGTAGAGTGAATGGTTTGGGCGAGGAaatgaaggaaggaaggaaggaagcaAAGGTACGTTGTTTTCAGAGGTGGCGTGGGACTGCGAAGCGAAAGTGGACGGCACATGTGGTTAAAATGTCTGACGTGGCCTCTTGACCAAATTGCCCTTCCACAAGCTTTATAATTACGAATACCCCCCAAACATAAAGTTTTTGACTGTTCGACGCTCGAGAAAGATTTTTGAAGGAGTCATTCCTAGTCCATCCCCGGGCCGGTACGTAGCGACCCGCTCTCATCTCAGGAGCAGCGGTCCACCAACAGACGACGTGTTCGGGACTGGGACCCTCATGCCCATCCCTCTGAGCAATTCTTTTCCGAGGTTATGGATTCATTTTGTCCACTTCTCCTTGCCTACATTGTTCCATCAACTAAGCTTAGTATCATGAATTGCACTCTATTAGGACTCGTAATGCAATTCAATCGAAACATGGTTACTATTGGCACGAGCAACGTGAAACATGGTTACTATTGGCAACATGGTTACTGTTGGCACGAGCAACGTGAAACATGGTTACTGTTGGCACGAGCAACGTGAAACATGGTTACTGTTGGCACGAGCAACGTGAAACATGGTTACTGTTGGCACGAGCAACGTGAAACATGGTTACTGTTGGCACGAGCAACGTATACTCGAACCCCTAGTTccattttgaaatgaaattcgagaatgttttagaaaacgtttAGAAATCGATTTAAGAAAGCAATGTTACAACACCGTCATACACTCAtataatagaataaaataataataatggacaAGACATGTtacaactaattaaaatattattataattaaaaaaagttaatttggGACATTAACTTTTGGATGACGTGGATGACAAAAGTTGGGGGGGGGGAGCGAGAGTTGAGGTGGCGGCCGGGAACTTAGAGGCGAAGCAATTGGGTTAGATAGCGTGGTGAGCGGGGAGCCGTTGGATTGGAATGGTTGGGGGATCTGGAAGAGAATCAAGAAGCTGACACGTGGCGGAATAATACGGTATTCCAGTGTGGGCCCACCGCATAATTGTGATTGACTTCAATGATCCCATAATCTACTCCAGTTGCCAATTTGCACAGAATGATTGTCCGTCTCCTCAAGGTAATTGCCCAACTTAACCCACCTGCCCGTGCTGACCCTTCCGTACGGTCTGTTACTTCTTAACCACTTCCTTttaattactctaaattaataaaaatacactaattttgtcatttatttcttaaaaataaatgtcaaaactttccataaaaattcttaaacttttaaaaaaatttaaaaataattttgatttcaatAATACTCTCCAACTTTTAGagtcttttaataaaaacacttttaaattattttttaaaaatacaaaatacttttatcattagtatcacgtttcaaaaatattcataaacttttcaaaataatgttATAGTGTTTGTGGTTAATGTATGAGGTGTTGAGAGACGGTTTCCATCATATATTAACCATAAGcgtattttttagatttttttttttgaaagtttatagtattattaaaaagtttaaaaatgtatagataattttattaatttagtcttccatttattaatatattattttgaatatttttactttttaataattaaatttaatctatGGTCACAAGGGACCCTAGTGGTTAATCACTAGAAACACGGTGGATGACTATTGCCACAAGAAAATCACCATCTTTACTCCTTACCTGGCTGGTTACCCGAAACACACAATCATTACCACGAGGAAATTCCTTATTTCCGTAAAA
The nucleotide sequence above comes from Cucurbita pepo subsp. pepo cultivar mu-cu-16 chromosome LG11, ASM280686v2, whole genome shotgun sequence. Encoded proteins:
- the LOC111805128 gene encoding tRNA (guanine-N(7)-)-methyltransferase-like gives rise to the protein MLDNDANPTFSKSTGLPRKRFYRARAHSNPLSDSHFPVPISPNEIDYSLHYPQLFPSNDQRDRTKKIEFADIGCGFGGLLISLSTLFPEALMIGMELRDKVSEYVKERILALRVANPGQYQNISVVRTNSMKYIPNYFEKAQLSKMFFLFPDPHFKEKNHRRRVISPFLLDEYAYALRVGGIIYTITDVEELGEWMKTCLENHPLFEALTLEELEADPAVELLSSATEEGQKVARNEGRTFQAVYRRVAAAP
- the LOC111805129 gene encoding basic leucine zipper 9-like — protein: MKRSASELALEEFLKKAAVISPEVTDADDDVFNLEREEEVIRSPKRGKNFLDSADSACFFGDIDFSYFLAKNNREIMDAIVNRGAGLTEATIDSQSSIVSSPTSGSILMSRERGRGNNSGSSEDQSDDEIEAGSYEQSTDPLASKKIRRMISNRESARRSRRRKQAHLSELESQVKQLKGENETLFNQLLDASQQYRDANTNNRVLKSDVDALRAKVKLAEDTLARGSMTSSLNQLLQSHLSTPQPLTALHRMSNVASPPLDLPGDEVSYSSVMMSGQNPIVGIPNCDMHIKTGMASEAVSCVSGIWPRN